DNA sequence from the Thermococcus gammatolerans EJ3 genome:
GACCTCCAAATCTTGGCAGGAGCTGGAGGCAGAGATGTATGATGAGCTTGTTCCTTGACAGCAACGTGTTCATTGAGTATCTCAAAGGGAATCCAAACGCGTCTGCTCTTCTCTCTCGTTTAGCAGATGGAGAGTTCAGACTGTTCACAAATGAGACGGTTTATAATGAGGTTCTCTTCACGTATCTACGTTCGAATATTGGGGGATACTGGACCCTTAAACGGAGTCGAGATGAAGTTAAACGAATTGCGAGAATCTTTGTCCATCAGGTTCTACCAATGCTGAGTTCGACAAATTTTCTTGACACGAATCATGAAATTGTCCTTTTGTCAATCAAATTCACCGTGGAATATGGCCTTCTTCCGAGTGATGCCCTAATCTTGGCAACTGCCAAGTACTATGGCCTTGACGGGGTAGTAAGCCTTGACTCCGACCTGCTTACCGTTGCACCGCGGGAAGGTCTTTTGGCTATTTCAAAAGTTGAGGATCTGGAGGTGTAGGCTTGAGAATCCTCCTCACCAACGACGACGGAATCTACTCAAACGGCCTGCGCGCGGCGGTAAAGGCTCTCAGCGAGCTCGGCGAAGTTTACGTCGTTGCCCCCCTCTTCCAGAGGAGTGCAAGCGGCAGGGCCATGACGCTCCACAGGCCGATAAGGGCCAAGCGCGTTGACGTCCCCGGCGCGAGGATAGCCTATGGGATAGACGGGACGCCAACAGACTGCGTGATTTTCGCCATAGCCCGCTTCGGGAGCTTTGATTTAGCCGTCAGCGGGATTAACCTCGGCGAGAACCTCAGCACGGAGATAACAGTCTCGGGGACGGCCTCAGCGGCGATAGAGGCATCAACCCACGGGATTCCGAGCATAGCGGTGAGTCTTGAGGTGGACTGGAAGAAGACCCTTGGTGAG
Encoded proteins:
- a CDS encoding type II toxin-antitoxin system VapC family toxin, with protein sequence MSLFLDSNVFIEYLKGNPNASALLSRLADGEFRLFTNETVYNEVLFTYLRSNIGGYWTLKRSRDEVKRIARIFVHQVLPMLSSTNFLDTNHEIVLLSIKFTVEYGLLPSDALILATAKYYGLDGVVSLDSDLLTVAPREGLLAISKVEDLEV
- the surE gene encoding 5'/3'-nucleotidase SurE, whose translation is MRILLTNDDGIYSNGLRAAVKALSELGEVYVVAPLFQRSASGRAMTLHRPIRAKRVDVPGARIAYGIDGTPTDCVIFAIARFGSFDLAVSGINLGENLSTEITVSGTASAAIEASTHGIPSIAVSLEVDWKKTLGEGEGVDFSVSAHFLRRIAGAVLERGLPEGVDMLNVNVPSDATEDTKMAITRLARKRYSPTVEERIDPKGNPYYWIVGRLVQDFEPGTDAYALKVERKVSVTPINIDMTARVDFEKLKNVLFGESLQTGRTY